The following nucleotide sequence is from Candidatus Zixiibacteriota bacterium.
GAGGCCTTTTCTGAAGCCAGAAAGGCGATCAGGGCGGCTAACTCCTCCGGTTTCCCCACACGGCCGACTGGTATGCTCCCGGTCCAACCCAGATATGCCTCTTCAATACTTTTCCCCGAGCTCGAGGCGATATTTCCCGCCAGAACCTTAAGCCGTTCGGTATCGGTATAGCCGGGACAGACTGTATTCACGGTTATTCCGGATGCCGCCAACTCATTGGAAATCGATTTGGCAAAACCGGTCACACCGGCCCGGAGAGTATTGGAGATAATTAGATTATCTATAGGCTGCTTGACCGCAACGGAAGTGATAAAGATGATTCTCCCCCACTTTGCATTAATCATGTCCGGAACCGCTACTCGCACCAGATTAATGGCGGAAAATAAGGTCAGCTCGGCTGATTGGCGCCAAGTCTCTTTGGTATGCTGGAGAAATTTCCCCGGCGGCGGGCCGCCTGCATTGACCACCAGAATATCAATTTTCCCCAGCCTCGATTTGACCTCATCCACGATTTTTTCCGGGACACCTTCAATTGATAAGTCGCCCGCCACGATAGTCGGACTATAACCGATTTTATCCTTAAGCTGAACGGCCGCTTTTTCCAGATTCGCCATCGAGCGCGAATTGATCGCCACTCTGGCCCCTTCGGCGGCAAGTGCCGTAGCCGCGGCTAACCCCAAACCGGCGGAGGCGCCGGTCACCAGGGCAACTTTGCCCTTTATCCCCAGATCCATAGTTATCTCCTGACCCTGGCCAGCTCATCAACGAGAGCCAGAGCGCTGTAGCACCCTCCCTCAAAATCCGATATGGCAAATCGCTCGTTGGGCGAGTGGGCATTGTCATCATTCTGACCCCAGCCCAGAAGAAGCGTATCCAATCCCAGAACTCGTTTGAATGTCCCCACTACCGGGATTGAGCCTCCTTCTTTAATAAAGACCGGTTCCACGCCAAATCCCTTCTTGATCGCCGCGCCGGCTGCCTTAAGCCAGGGGCCATCGGTCGGGACAACCACGCCTGGAGCGCCGCCATGCTTGATTATTTCGCATTCTACGGTCTTGGGACAAATCTTGCGGATATACTTCTCAATTTTATCGCAAATATCGCCCGGCACCTGATCGGGCACCAGCCGCATGGTTATTTTGCAGGAGGCCCAGGAAGGTATAATGGTCTTGCCCCCTTCGCCCTGATAGCCGCCGGTAACGCCATTGATATCCAGAGTCGGTCGGCTCCATATCCGCTCCATGGTGCTGTATCCTTTCTCGCCCCAGAGTCCTTTTGTCCCCACCTTGGCCAGATATTCCTCCTTCTTGAAGGGCAGGCGTTTTATTTGCTTCTTCTCCCAGGCACTGATTGGGCAGACATTTTTATAAAATCCGGGAATGGTCACCCTTCCGTCATCGTCATGCATGGAAGCGATAATCCTGGCCAGAAC
It contains:
- a CDS encoding SDR family oxidoreductase, producing the protein MDLGIKGKVALVTGASAGLGLAAATALAAEGARVAINSRSMANLEKAAVQLKDKIGYSPTIVAGDLSIEGVPEKIVDEVKSRLGKIDILVVNAGGPPPGKFLQHTKETWRQSAELTLFSAINLVRVAVPDMINAKWGRIIFITSVAVKQPIDNLIISNTLRAGVTGFAKSISNELAASGITVNTVCPGYTDTERLKVLAGNIASSSGKSIEEAYLGWTGSIPVGRVGKPEELAALIAFLASEKASFISGTAIPVDGGYYKGLL
- a CDS encoding dipeptidase, with the translated sequence MDPKSYMDNNKQQRLNDLFEFLKFPSVSAKSENKGDILACAKWLAKHMSDIGLETKIMPTGGHPMVYGSRISSPDKLTVLYYGHYDVQPPEPLELWKTAPFNPIIEKGYMIARGSTDDKGQLFTHLKAIEAYTATGAELPINLKMMIEGEEESGSANLERFIEQNAKLLKADLVVISDTAQFGRGLPAVTYGLRGIAFVEVKITGPNRDLHSGSFGGSIANPINVLARIIASMHDDDGRVTIPGFYKNVCPISAWEKKQIKRLPFKKEEYLAKVGTKGLWGEKGYSTMERIWSRPTLDINGVTGGYQGEGGKTIIPSWASCKITMRLVPDQVPGDICDKIEKYIRKICPKTVECEIIKHGGAPGVVVPTDGPWLKAAGAAIKKGFGVEPVFIKEGGSIPVVGTFKRVLGLDTLLLGWGQNDDNAHSPNERFAISDFEGGCYSALALVDELARVRR